In Lolium rigidum isolate FL_2022 chromosome 3, APGP_CSIRO_Lrig_0.1, whole genome shotgun sequence, the genomic window cggtgccgacggtgctccaccctgtgccgacggtgcggggccgtcggcgCACCCCGTGTCTCCCGTAGTGAGTGATGGATGGATACGCTAGTTAATATACGAAAGCCTTGCGACGAGCTAGGAATCAATGCATGTTGTCTCTGTTCTTGCTGGATCGCTTTCATGGCTTAGCTTTGGGTGTAATGAAGGCATCGCGCGCTAGACTTGCTCGGCGTGGGTTGCCTTGTGAATGATGCCCTCCTTCATGGCCGGCTGTGGTGGCTCGACGGGGTAGTTTGTGCTGAGCTCGACAGCGCCATGCTTGGTGATGTTGACGACGTGGTTGTCTGAGACGCGGACGTCAACCTCCTTGGTCGCTGGTCTGGACGTGGCGTTGCGGTAGATGGCGTAGAGCACCATCTGGATCACACCGAAGGCGAACCCAAGAATGTTGGGCAGCTGAAAATTGACAGCATCTCGTTCGTCAGATAAGTTACTTAGATGGAAGTAGTAGAATAGAGTCCTTAATTTTGTATTGCTTACGGCGACGTATTTGTCCTTGATGAGCAGGCCGTAGAGGAACCAGACAACAGCGCTAAGGGTGAGGGAGAGGGAGAGTGAGAAAGGCATGAACTCCACGCTCTGTGTGCGCACCACAAGACGCTGCATATAGAAGTAAGCGCATGTAAGAGATTCAGCCTATGGATCGGGGACAATAATGGATTGATGCGAGGCCGAGGTGCTCACGATGACGCTGAGGGGTGCGACGAAGACAGTGACAGAGAAGCCGACGCAGACCCAGCCAAGCATGACGACGCGCTTCTCGCCCTCCGATAAGAGCAgcgtgaggaggaggatgaggccgaACACGCCCACATTAAGCAGCAGCAGGATCTTGGCAGTGAATAGCTGCAGGTACGCgcgcattttcattttcatgcttCTCAGGTCAACTAGACAATCTAGATATAAgcaatatatacatatatatacatatgCATTTAATTGGTACCTTGGCCTGTTTGGGCGCGTAGGTGAGGTAGACGACTATGTAGATGGTCTCAATGAAGCAGCCGGCGGAATTGATGGTGATGAGGAGGCACTCGTCGGACTTGAGCAGCGCGTAGTAGATCCACAACATCGCGCTGAAGAGCGCCACAACGTAAGGGACCGACTGGAAGCCTTGGGTCGACTTGTTCTTGTAGATCCGATAGAAAGTCGGCCTGCAAATATAGAGCATGCACCGTGAATTCGCATGCCGGCCTCCAGCCCTGTCAGGTCTTGCGGTGACCATGACTGGGAAGGAGCCGAGGTTAGAGGAGAAGATAACGAGCCCGTGGCTCAGCCTAGTTCTACTTGCAGGAAAAAGTAAATAACAATAGAAATATTTGATAATGGCTTGATCCTCCCATCCTCCCCACCTGCCTCTTTATAAGCAGAGACAAGCTCAAGCGTTTAGTTGTTCCGTACAAGCATGACATGCTATTATCTTAAAGCTAATTAAATAAGGTAAAGTGGCAATGTACTGGCCGTTCAATGTGCTACACAGGAGAAAGACCTGACAAGCCACGGACCAACAAGCTAGGCAGAGAAGAGCACGTAATTAATTAAAAGGCGGATGTTAAGCGTGACTACTTACAGTGGGGCCAGGTATGTCATGAAGGAGATGACATTGCCTGCAGAGGTACAAAGTAAAGTTAGCTAGCGGGGGGAGGGAAATATGGAACAAGGAGACACGTTACACAATCCCCTCCTAGCTAGCCAAGCCAGCAGCTTTCTGGGATGACATGGGACCCTAGCTTTAGTTGTGTGCGTGAGGCAGGTGAGGTGTCACGGTACACCCTCAGCAAACACATACTGGATGCCTTTATCTAACATCTTTCTTTTCTTCCTCTCCCTTCGTGGTTGCCATCGCAATGCATGGATATCTTCTCCAATCAAGATTGCTACATAATTTTACAGTGCCTCTTTTAGATTACACCAGAGAAAGAAATAATTATGGCCGATCCAGACACTAGCTAGCAACGATCATGCCATGATTTTTTTCTTGAGATGGGAAGCGTAGCCCGGCCTTTGCATCATAATGATGCACACAACCCCGATCATCCCATGTTGGGGTAGGTAATACCCGGTTATGTTATTGTTAACACAAGAATATTGTAGTTCTGGCACCTTACTCAACCAAGGAATAAAGAAATAAGCAGTAACAAAATTAAAAGATAGAACCAGGAGAAGCATCAACCTCTTGAGGTAGACAACGACATACCTAGGAGGCCAAAAGCAAAGGCCCACGGGTGCTGAAGAGAGAGGCCACCCATAGAAAGATCTTAATTAGCTTTGGATTTGAGATGAGGAGAATATATAGCTCCAAGCTAGCCTTTGGTAAAATAGGTATGCTTCAAGATTTTTCTCTTAGATGGTTAAATGGGACGAGAAGAGTTCACAACTACTTGTTGGTTCCTGCAGAGCTTGAGGAGAGATGGAGCTTTGGGTGAGTTCGTTTATATAGGGAAGGTAGTGGGGGATGAAGATCGGTGCCAAAAAGGTACACACATGCCTCATGGCACTCCAGTAGCACACACAAACTATTCCTGGCAACTAGACTAGATTATAAAAAGGACAAGATAATCATCAGCATATGACACTAAGTGGCTATCTCCGGTACACTTTTTCTGTCGCAATTCCTTCCTTAATGCATGGATTTATCAGGGAAATTGTTGTACACTCCAAGTTATCCTAGCTAGCTTATTAGCCAGCTGCACCTGGAGAGAGGCGAGAGGGCTATAGGAGCCCCTCTGCCGCAAAACGGCACATCCGAAGACTAGTCTTTAACTCTCCTCTAAATCAGATGCAAAACTTCGAGTGAATTTCACTTTTTACCCTGTAATATtgcatttgtgacactaattatCCTGTCGAGTGAAAATTCATGTATATTACCTATTTTAAAAGCTTTGGACCCTTGTTTTCTGATGTATGTCCATTAGGCAGGGTGTTAGGTGATGATCGGGGTCCAAAATTATCAAGATGATAGTGATGATTGGATCATATGGATTAAAGAAGTTTGTGAAAAACCGTCCATGAGGTCTTTCCATATTTACATATTTATCGCTTTCACATTGACGTATCATGCCTATCCTATCGAACAATAAGAAGCAAAAGTGATAAATTGAGGCTAAATCATGTTTAAAGTCTcctaaataaaatattttagTAGACGTTCCACTAAAtagggtaatatgtgtcacaaatgtaCAACTACAGGATAAATTATGGAATTCACTCTTGTTTTCTTATTCACCAAACGTGGATCGATCGGGTACAACTCGCAGATAATAGTTGGACCGAAGCCAGCAAGGTTGCTGCTGAGCTGGATCGTCCTTCCTTCAATAACTTGGTCTCAAAACACTTCTCGACGTCATGTAAGATATAACAGCTGGCTTATCATATGGTCTGTGATAAGCTCGCTACATATAGGTTATATGGCGCGCCGCATGGAAAATGCATTGTAACATTTAATGTTAGGAATTTTCACACGGTTACTTGCATAGTGTTGCATATACATGCATGCGTGGCTCTAAAGAATTAAGCGTGTGAGGCACACGAGCCAGCTgaatcaacacatacatgtactgACGTACAGGCTCTTGCGGATCCGTTACAAGTGCGCCCACGTCAGTGCCCTTTGCTTGATCGCATGATCTATCTTGGAAGGCTTCACGAGTATATATATCTTTATATGTATCTTGGACGCTGCCTCTACTGGATTTAGGGATGGATGGGAATAATATTGTGTGCTTTCTCCTGCAGCATTTTTTCGGGTTCACTTAATGCCCCATAGTATTTCCGAGTATCTAGTGAGGTGTTTAAAGGGAAGGAGGTATAAAATTGATGCTTCCATCTGAACCAAAAGTCAGGGCAGGCTGCAATATATTTATTGCGTTTCTTGGGTATTGAAACTTGGACCTCTTGTTATAAATTGTATTcatccactagtagaaaataggcTTCCGTTCGGAGGCTGGCCGGGCATCAGTCCCGGTCGCGTTACAAACCGGAATTAATGTTAGTATTAGTTCTGGATCGAACGGCTAGGACGCCGCACGGGGCCGAGCCACCATCAGCCCTGGTTCgaatgggacctttagtcccagttggagACACCGACCGGGAGTAAAGGTGTTGCTAGGATGCTGCATGGGGGCAGGCGTGAGACCCTTTACTcccggttggtgtctccaacgGGGACTAAAGGTACATGTTCCTATATATACCCCCTTAGCCCGAGCTTGTGTGTGAGCTGGTTTGGTTTTCCCATCTTATGCACAAGTGATGTATGCTTCTTTGTTTTTCCCCTCTATGCAtaagaggtgctcgatgaaaaTGTCTGAGAGCATGATGctacttgagttcacacaaaacaaacaTGATTATGAAGTGCCtgagccacacttaagctttctcctctttctttcctcctcggTCGAGGTTAGCAACTTTATCCTTTCACCTGTCATTGATACAATGCATGTGTCGATGTACAATGGTCATTTCTctagatgttctgtaatggtttttcaTAAACTTAATTATATAAGGAAGATGaaccgacaatggatgtacggtgaccgaagCATGTCGAGTTCATTACGGGCATACATAATTTTACCGGTGTGGCTAAGGAAAACAATCGGGattgttttatgtgttgtccatgtgttgtctGTCATAATAAGAAGGATTAGTATTCTTTGAGAGCCccccaggctataaattttggaccaagcacggagaaagaggggttatgatggaagacaatgaagaagaagaggatgatgacaactatcaTATGTTCCCTggatacggtgatactgcaacgggGTAAGCTGAAGatcaagaggcatcagatgagcctgctgatgatctaGGTCGGGCCATTGCTAATGCAAAAAAGAGACTACGGAATTGAAAATGAGAAATTAAAGTTTGAGtagatgttagaggatcacaaaaactgttgtacccaaattgcgatgaTGGCCTAAAAAAGTTGCATaacacactggaattgttgcaatggaagttaGAGAATGGTGTGACTGACAGGGATTCGAAAAGTTGttgaaaataatgaagaagcaGCTTCCAAAGGATAAAGAATTGTCCGCCGGTACGCACGAAGCAAacaagattgtctgccctctaggattagacgtgcagaagatacatgcatgccctaatgactgcatcctctaccacggtgaggagtacgagaatttggatgcatgctcGGTATACACATCATTcgatataagatcagacgagatatgATGTTGAGGGTGAGCGCCCAGGAAGAGTGTTCCTGCCAATGTGATATGGTATGCTTCTATAATACCacagttgaaacgtttgttcagaaacaaagagcatgtcaGGTTGTTgctatggcacaaagaagaccgtaagaaagacacgATGTTGGGACACCCCGCTGATGTGTCGCAGAGGAGAAAATCgagagagagttcccggactttgcagatgacgcaaggaacttaatgtTTGGTCTaaatacagatggcatgaatccttttggagagcagatctGCAGTCATAGCACATGAcatgtgactctatgtatctaaacAATTCACCCAAAGAGACTATGTAATATATTTACATTTAACAATCCACCTTCATGCCTAGGCTATGTTGGTCATTACCGTGAGTTCGGTGTAGGCCGTGGAATAAATTTTTCAATATTGCATGAGCAGGGTTCTAAACTTGAGTTCTCTTGCCGATGATACCATATAGGTAAATTATAGTCAACACTTCCCCTCGTGTCTAGCCCGGTTGGTCTTTCGATCTTTAGATCTCGCACGAGTCTTAGACGTGGATCGTTAGATTTTTTTTAGAGAAGCCGTATTTTTTTAAATACTGCATTGGCTAGGATTTGAATCTTGGACAATCTAGGTCTGATACCACGTGcataatattttttctttttttcttttgataccACGTGTTAGATTGAGAGACAGAGAGAATTGACCACACAATGGGGGTCTCCCgtatctcatatatataggctGATTACAGGATCATAATCGGATCACAATCAATATACAATCCTAACCATAATGGCCCTACTTATGTGCAAAAGATATGGACACTAATGTGGTAGGATATAGGATCAAATATGTCTAACATTCCCCCGCAGTCACAACGGGAGATCCTCTGACGCTGAGACTGGACCGAAAGTCCAAGAATAGTGGCGATGGCAAGCCTTTGGTGAATATGTCCGCAAACTTTTGAGAGGATGACACATGAAGGAATCGAATGTGCCCAAGCGCGACACAGTTTCGAACAAAGTGAAGGTCgatctcgatgtgcttggtgtGCTGGTGCTGAACAGGGTTTGTGGACATTGCCACAAAATATAACAGTCGTTGTTTGGAGAGGTCGGTGAAGCTTCCAAAGGGATTGGCGAAGCCAACTTGCTTCAGCGACGGCGTTCGCGACTGCTCGGTACTCGGCCTCGCCGCTGGAGCGAGAGACGGCGTGTTGTCTCTTGGATGACCATTAGACCAAGTTGTCGCCGAGGAAGACACATTAGCCGGATGTAGAGCGGCGAGTGTCGGGACAACCAGCCCAGTCGGCGTCCGTGTAGGCAACAAGACGGTCCATGGCGGAGGGCGTGAGCTGAAGTCCATGATGCAGGGTGCCCTTGACGTAGCGAAGAAATCGCTCGACGAAGGTCAAGTGATGGTCGCGAGGATCATGCATGTGGAGGCAGATCTGCTGCCATGGCGTAGGCGATGTCTGGACGAGTGAAGGTCAGGTACTGAAGCGCACCGGTCAGACTCCGGTACTCAGACGGATCAACGACGGGGGAGCCGGCGACAGCAGCCAGCTTCGGTGTGGTGTCCATAGGAGTCAATGCAGAGTGACACGAGCTCATGCCGGCACGCTCAAGAATCTCGAGAGCGTACTGGGTCTACGAGAGGAACATCCCATTGGAgttgcgggcatggcgatgtagatgcctccagcgatgatttccccctccggcagggtgccgggaagagcttcagaacctcccgagatgggttctgcaatggcggccgcgacggaacttttcgtggatggtggCTCGaatattcagggttttcccgagatcgtgattaaataggcggaggggcgatgtcgacctggcccgcgcctagggcaggtgtggccgccctgctgcccccttcgactcccctctggactctgtcttcgttacggaaaaatattgacttcggcttttgtttcgcccaattccgagaatatttcctgtacaacttttctgaaataaaaatgataaggagaggttattacagaggtaataacttccaagactcaacaaaagaaaaattacagaaataaaacatgggttatctcccaggagtgcttttctttaatgcctttcagctaggcgcagtagtttgagaagatactcacataagaaatatgcatggaagtaaaagagagcatcaagaagcaaattcaaaacacatttaattaacccacttcctatgcataggaatcttgtacacaaataaattcacaaagaacaaagtgacaagcataggaagataaaacaagaataatttcaaaactttcagcatatagagaggtgttttagtaccatgaaaacttctacaaccatattttcctctctcataataactttcagtagcatcatgaatagactcaacaatataaccatcacataaagcattcttatcatgagtcacatgcataaaataattactaatccgaacataagcatagtcattcttattaattgtagtgggagcaaattcaacaaaatagcaatcattattattctcatcaccataatcatcaaatataggagtgatggtgctccggtgatggcgctagACAATCTTGGGggcggttgttgtggaagcggttgggaaaccccaagaggaaggtgtgatgagcacaacaacaagttttccctcagtaagaaatcaaggtttaatcgaccagtaggagaaagatgtgacttctgaaggtgttgctggctgactagtggcagtgcgcactaccggcatcggcaacaacgtggaacctgcacacaacacaaccaaaatactttgccccaacttacagtgaggttgtcaatctcaccggtttgctgaacacaaaggattaaacgtatcgagtggaaagagatgtttgcagtaattaaagagaacagagcttttcagtaagtaaacagagcaggattgcagtagatgaatttatcagtgtaaagtaaaggaccggggtccgtagttcactagaggtgtctctctataaagataaatagcttgctgggtgaacaaattacagctgggcaattgatagaatatcgaccatacatgacaagatgattaccatgagattcgtttgggcattacaacataatacatagaccgtaatccaactgcgtctatgactaataatccaccttccggttatcatccgaaccccttccagtattaagttgcaagtagcagattatcgcattaagcaatgtgtgtaaagtaaacaatagaattacccttggataaaacatttttattttctccctagtagcaacaacacatctacaatcttattatctactagcaacggagagcatgcaagatcacaaataacatatgacatgaatatataatcgacctcaacatagtatacaatattcatcggatcccagcaaatacaacatgtagcattacataaggatgatcttgatcatgtagggcagctcacaagatctatacatgaggcacaaattggagaagacaaccatctagctactgctattgacccatagtccagggatgaactactcacgcatcactttggaggcgggcatggcgatgtagatgcctccggcgaagatttccccctccggcagggtgccaggaagagcttcagaaccccccgagatgggttctgcaatggcggccgcgacggaacttttcgtggatggaggctcgggtattcagggttttcccgagatcgtgattaaataggcAGAGGGGCGATGTCAGTGGAGGCCagtgtggcccacaccacccctaggcgcgggccagggccaggccgcgcttagggcaggtgtggccgccctgctgcccccttcgactccccaCTGGACTCTTTCTTCGTTACGGTAATATATTTACTTTGGATTTTGTTTTGTtctattccgagaatatttcctgttcaaattttctgaaatacaaaaacaacagaaaatagggaactagcactgtggcatcttgttaataggttagtgccggaaaatgtataaaagtgcaacgaagtatgagcaaaacatatttgaattggtgcaaaacaagcatggagcataaaaaattatagatatgtttgagacgtatcaaggaggcatattgtaatcataattaattttctcatcaatagtaggtggactaaaaataacataatcatcattgtaattatcatatattggaggcatagtatcatcatagcaaatttcctcctcaaaagttggggaactaaaaagatcattttcataaaaactagcttcccaagcttagactttttcatagcattagcaatgatgatgttcaaagaattcatactaataacattgctaccagcatgcaagtaaagttctataggtttttaattttgtcttcaaacacctcatgtcctaactaaagataaatactataaagcttaattttgttgttgttttccattaagactaactagtgaaaataaaaacaagaaagaaaaagatataattgcagaatctaaaggaaataacttcgagcactcaccagcaactaaaagacttagtagccagaggatgtgggtaccttttaccttacctccccggcaacatcgccaaaaaagagcttgatgtctacgcacacttctattcttgtagacagtgttgggcctccaagtgcagaggtttgtagaacagcagcaagtttcccttaagtggatcacccaaggtttatcgaactcagggaggtagaggtcaaagatatccctctcaagcaaccctgcaattacgatacaagaagtctcttgtgtccccaacacacccaatacacttgtcaggtgtataggtgtactagttcggcgaagagatagtgatatacaagtaatatggatgattatgagtggtaattgcaatctgaaataaaaatggcagcaagaatatgtagcagaactggttgtaaacggtgtttcaatgcttagaaacaaggcctagggatcatactttcactagtggacactctcaacaatgataccataattgaatacatagatattatcacttcactacgctactctgaaccactctccggtttgataataaacacaaattcgctGCGTAGGgatgcataagcactccttaaagttcgcattcccgaTCTATGGatgccccacgctgtcactttgagcatacaaagatggtactaactagtcaccacaattcataagtatttctgtaaattaagcttaagaaacaaacatggtgtacacactgtcaccttcacacccttggacaaggtgtccccggagatcacataataaaaccacttgagtagcacaatagttgaagaataacatctacttattcaactagattacaaagctcatgatcacataaagatcatatatggagagatagatagaccacatagctaccggtaaagaccacaacctcgggggagaactactcactcctcatcatgggagtcagcaacggcgatgaagatggcagtggagtcgatggagatggctttgggggcaattccccgtcccagcagggtgcgggaacagagacttctgtcccctagatcttgtctgcgacgacggtggagctacagaacttttcgtggatggaggcttattTTTGTAGGGTTCACGCGTCAAGAGGCTTCAtataggcagaagggcgaggtcggtggaggccaggtggccccagaccacccctaggcgcggtcagggtctgggccgcgcctaggcctggtctggccACCCTATGGCTGTCAGGAGCACGGAAGCTCACTGGCTGAGATAAGGGCGAGAGGAAAGGAAGGCGCTCCGGCGGTGCTCGCTCGAGGGGAGGACGGAGATAAACAGGAAAATATAGGGTTTCATATTGATAGCGTGCCCCCATCCACCCTCCCCTTCCCTTTATATACTAGGACAAGGTCACGCTTAGTTCATACAAATTATG contains:
- the LOC124695892 gene encoding bidirectional sugar transporter SWEET14-like; translated protein: MGGLSLQHPWAFAFGLLGNVISFMTYLAPLPTFYRIYKNKSTQGFQSVPYVVALFSAMLWIYYALLKSDECLLITINSAGCFIETIYIVVYLTYAPKQAKLFTAKILLLLNVGVFGLILLLTLLLSEGEKRVVMLGWVCVGFSVTVFVAPLSVIRLVVRTQSVEFMPFSLSLSLTLSAVVWFLYGLLIKDKYVALPNILGFAFGVIQMVLYAIYRNATSRPATKEVDVRVSDNHVVNITKHGAVELSTNYPVEPPQPAMKEGIIHKATHAEQV